In the Profundibacter amoris genome, CGGCACCCCGTATCCGCCAGCAAATCCACCGGATGCAGCGCCCCTTGCCACTGGATCAACGCCGGATAGGCATTGTCAAACGGCAAACCCCCATCCGCCGGCACCGCCATCCGCCAGCGCAAATCCCCGCGCGACAGGGCCACCGGCACACCTACCCCGTCAGGGCTGGCAGCGATTGCATCCTCCAGATCATCACTGCGGTAAATCCAGTTGGTCAGACGTGGCGCGCCGTTGAAATGGTCCAGATCAAACCAGCGTGGATGATCCGGCGCCGGGGCCTCGGGGTTGATCGAGATCACCTCGAGATACACATCCCCCAGCCCCAACAGCCGGTTATGCGTGCCCATCAACGGGTGCTTCCCTCCGCCCGACAGGGACACGCCCAAGGCCTGTTCGACGGCCGCAGTACCTTCGTCCAGTGTGTCTGCCGCAACCGCGATATGGTCCAGTTTAAACATTCCCGACCTTTCCATTGGAATTACCCGTTACACCACCATAAATTCGCTGGTCCGTCTATTGAAAATCGGACGGCAAGCCCCATCTATCTTCAAACCTGACTGTTTCTATTATATAAGGACTAACATGCCCCTTCTTCGCGCTTTCGACCGCTTCTTCAAACATGACGCAGCGGGGGGCATATTGCTGATGCTGTCGGCCGTGATGGCGATGGTTGTCGCCAACTCCGCTTTCGGGCCGTATTACGAGGCCGCCCTTGGATCCTACCTGAAAATTACCCTGAACGACACGGGGCTGTCCAAACCGTTGATCCTGTGGATCAATGACGGGTTGATGGCGGTTTTCTTTTTCCTGATCGGGCTGGAACTGAAACGCGAATTGCTGGAAGGCAAGCTGAAGAACCCGCGCGATGTTATGCTGCCGGGGTTTGCCGCTCTCGGGGGCATCGCCATTCCGGCGCTGATCTATGTCACGCTGAACTGGGGGCAACCCGACACCATTGGCGGCTGGGCCATTCCGGCGGCCACCGATATTGCCTTTGCGCTGGGGATTCTGGCGATGGTGGGCAAACGCGCACCTGCATCGCTAAAGATATTCCTGCTGACACTGGCCATTCTGGATGATCTGGCCGCGATCCTGATCATCGCCCTGTTCTATACGGCAGAACTGAAAATCGACTATCTGCTGATGGCGCTGGTCCCGCTGGCCGCCATGTTCTGGCTGAACCGGCAGGGCACCCACCGTGTGGCACCGATGCTGTTGCTGGGCGTGATCCTGTGGGTTCTGGTGCTGAAATCCGGCGTTCATGCAACCGTTGCGGGGGTTCTGACCGCCTTCTTCATCCCGATGAAAGACAAGTTCGGCAAATCCCCCCTGCACGCGCTGGAACACGGGCTGGCCCCCTATGTGCTGTATCTGATCGTGCCGATCTTTGCCTTTGCCAATGCCGGTGTTGTGCTACAGGGCATGACCTCTGCCGACCTGCTGGCACCTTTGCCACTGGGCATTTCTCTGGGGCTGTTTCTGGGCAAACAGGCGGGCGTATTGGGGGCGGTTTACCTAATGGTGAAGTTCGGCTTTGCCCGACTGCCCAGCGGAGCAAACTGGGGCCATATCTATGGCGTGGCCTGTCTGGCGGGGATCGGATTTACCATGTCGCTGTTCATCGGCTCGCTCAGCTTTACCGATCCGGCCCTGATGAACCAGGTGCGCCTCGGGGTGCTGGCCGGTTCTCTGGTCTCGGCGGTTCTTGGCTATAGCGTTCTGCGGTTAATGCGGGCGCCGAAAGAGGCACCCGCGGAGGTCCGAGGCTAACCCTTTGACTCGCGCAAAATCCGCAGGATGTCCTGCGCGGCCTCGGGGATGTTTGTCCCGGGGCCAAAGATCGCCTTGACGCCCGCGTCATACAGGAACTGGTAATCCTGCTGCGGAATGACCCCGCCGCAGATGACGATAATATCGTCGGCACCGGCATCTTTAAGCGCCTGCACCAATTTGGGCGCCAGCGTTTTGTGCCCCGCCGCCTGTGACGAAATCCCGACCACATGCACGTCATTGTCAACCGCATCCTGCGCCGCCTCTTCCGGGGTCTGGAACAGCGGGCCAACGTCCACGTCGAAACCGATATCGGCGAATGCTGTGGCAATCACCTTGGCCCCGCGGTCGTGCCCGTCCTGCCCCATCTTGACCACCAGCATACGCGGGCGGCGACCCTCGGCCTCGGCAAATTCCTCGACCGATTTCTGGATGGCGGCAAAACCCTCGTCGCCCTCGTAAGCCGCGCCATAGACACCCGCGAGAGTTTTCACCTCGGCGCGGTGCCGTCCGAATGTTTTTTCCATCGCCATGCTGATTTCCCCCACTGTTGCCCGCGCCCG is a window encoding:
- the nhaA gene encoding Na+/H+ antiporter NhaA, with the protein product MPLLRAFDRFFKHDAAGGILLMLSAVMAMVVANSAFGPYYEAALGSYLKITLNDTGLSKPLILWINDGLMAVFFFLIGLELKRELLEGKLKNPRDVMLPGFAALGGIAIPALIYVTLNWGQPDTIGGWAIPAATDIAFALGILAMVGKRAPASLKIFLLTLAILDDLAAILIIALFYTAELKIDYLLMALVPLAAMFWLNRQGTHRVAPMLLLGVILWVLVLKSGVHATVAGVLTAFFIPMKDKFGKSPLHALEHGLAPYVLYLIVPIFAFANAGVVLQGMTSADLLAPLPLGISLGLFLGKQAGVLGAVYLMVKFGFARLPSGANWGHIYGVACLAGIGFTMSLFIGSLSFTDPALMNQVRLGVLAGSLVSAVLGYSVLRLMRAPKEAPAEVRG
- a CDS encoding VOC family protein, with amino-acid sequence MFKLDHIAVAADTLDEGTAAVEQALGVSLSGGGKHPLMGTHNRLLGLGDVYLEVISINPEAPAPDHPRWFDLDHFNGAPRLTNWIYRSDDLEDAIAASPDGVGVPVALSRGDLRWRMAVPADGGLPFDNAYPALIQWQGALHPVDLLADTGCRLRRLEVAHPQADELQQALGGFADPRVAVVQGDRVAYRAEIETPHGIRILQ